One Candidatus Synechococcus calcipolaris G9 genomic window carries:
- a CDS encoding 16S rRNA (uracil(1498)-N(3))-methyltransferase, whose amino-acid sequence MSNQPQEKKIGANLQRLVIAPDQVRDDNLSLTSAQCHYLYRVLRLNPGDRFLAMDGQGQRWLSQLGGVGEPSRLLEAAPISTELGVSIVLCMALVKGNSLDLVIQEATELGVREIIPIRSDRSLLQPSASKYQRWQRIAQEAAEQSQRLWVPKISTAIALDEMLTFEGARYMAGLATDAIPLNRALDQGNTHAKNIKKIYIAIGPEGGWTSQEVEQAQRAGWQTVSLGRRTLRAVTAAIAALALISIHYDGEDFIE is encoded by the coding sequence ATGAGTAATCAACCCCAGGAAAAGAAGATCGGAGCTAATCTCCAGCGTCTTGTCATCGCCCCCGATCAGGTGAGGGATGATAACCTGTCTTTGACATCGGCCCAGTGTCATTATCTTTATCGGGTATTACGTCTAAATCCCGGCGATCGCTTTTTGGCCATGGATGGTCAGGGTCAACGATGGCTGAGTCAATTAGGGGGGGTGGGTGAACCCAGTCGATTACTGGAGGCGGCTCCCATTTCAACGGAATTAGGGGTATCTATTGTCCTTTGTATGGCTCTTGTCAAGGGAAATAGCCTCGATCTCGTGATCCAGGAAGCAACGGAGTTAGGCGTCAGGGAAATTATTCCTATTCGCAGCGATCGCAGTCTCTTACAGCCGAGTGCCTCAAAATACCAGCGGTGGCAACGGATTGCCCAGGAAGCGGCGGAACAGTCCCAGCGGCTATGGGTTCCCAAAATTTCGACGGCGATCGCCCTTGATGAAATGTTGACCTTCGAGGGAGCGCGATATATGGCCGGTCTAGCAACCGATGCCATTCCTCTAAATCGGGCACTGGATCAAGGAAATACTCACGCTAAAAACATTAAAAAAATCTATATTGCCATTGGCCCAGAGGGGGGATGGACAAGTCAGGAAGTGGAGCAAGCGCAAAGGGCGGGTTGGCAGACGGTTTCCTTGGGGCGACGAACCTTGCGGGCTGTTACCGCCGCGATCGCGGCCTTGGCCCTAATCAGCATCCACTATGATGGAGAAGACTTTATAGAGTGA
- a CDS encoding MerR family transcriptional regulator: protein MTTIDDFSHVQDQWSLDELVEIANELLPQHLPQEDSKNRVLEEVNPRLIRHYTSCKLIDRPTRIGREGRYSYRHLVQVLVVRRLLMEGYTASAIYKLLHRMTTPELRALLEQGVHLQLTPPPINPALAFLQQVQERSEMKLRDRSSPPLTPFGNRSTVAAPATPSVAVAGSEVTHEGKALPETWQRVEVLPGFEVHIREDFSYPQVTREQEAIVQQLVQLLSSYTNQ, encoded by the coding sequence ATGACAACTATTGATGATTTTTCCCATGTCCAAGATCAGTGGTCTCTAGACGAGCTGGTGGAGATTGCAAATGAACTTCTCCCGCAGCATTTGCCTCAGGAAGATTCCAAGAATCGCGTTCTTGAGGAAGTGAATCCTCGTCTTATTCGCCATTACACCTCCTGTAAGCTGATCGATCGGCCAACCCGGATTGGTCGAGAAGGACGCTATAGCTACCGCCACTTAGTCCAGGTGTTAGTCGTGCGTCGTTTATTGATGGAAGGCTATACGGCTAGTGCCATCTACAAACTATTGCATCGGATGACAACCCCAGAGTTGCGGGCCTTGTTGGAGCAGGGGGTTCATCTTCAGTTAACCCCGCCACCGATCAACCCGGCCCTGGCATTTTTACAGCAGGTGCAGGAACGCTCGGAAATGAAACTCCGCGATCGCTCGTCACCGCCGCTGACCCCCTTTGGAAATCGCTCTACTGTAGCTGCCCCTGCCACACCTTCCGTAGCGGTTGCAGGTAGTGAGGTGACCCATGAGGGTAAGGCATTGCCAGAAACATGGCAACGGGTAGAGGTCTTGCCCGGATTTGAAGTTCATATCCGCGAAGATTTTAGCTATCCCCAGGTGACGCGGGAGCAGGAAGCCATTGTGCAGCAGTTGGTTCAACTGTTGTCGTCCTATACCAATCAATAG
- a CDS encoding phosphoribulokinase — protein sequence MSSKPDRVVLIGVAGDSGCGKSTFLRRLADLFGEEFMTVICLDDYHSLDRKQRKETGITALDPRANNFDLMYEQIKSLKNGDSIMKPIYNHETGLLDPPEPIESNHVIVIEGLHPLYDERVRGLLDFSVYLDISDDVKIAWKIKRDMAERGHSYDDVLASINARRPDFMAYIDPQKQYADVVIQILPTQLVKEEKIGNILRVRMLQREGIAGFDPVYLFDEGSTISWVPCGRKLTCSYPGIRLSYGPDEYYGHQVSVLEVDGRFDKLDEVIYIESHLSNTSTKHYGEMTHLLLQHRDYPGSDNGSGLFQVLTGLKMRATYERLTTKETQAAGKR from the coding sequence ATGAGCAGTAAGCCAGACCGTGTGGTTCTCATCGGCGTTGCCGGAGACTCCGGCTGTGGTAAATCAACATTCTTGCGCCGACTGGCCGATCTGTTTGGCGAAGAATTTATGACGGTCATTTGTTTAGATGACTATCACAGTCTTGATCGCAAACAACGGAAAGAGACAGGGATCACTGCCCTCGATCCCCGCGCCAACAACTTTGATCTGATGTACGAACAGATCAAGTCCTTAAAAAATGGCGACTCGATCATGAAGCCCATCTACAACCACGAAACGGGCCTGCTCGATCCCCCTGAGCCAATTGAATCAAACCATGTCATTGTCATTGAAGGCTTACATCCCCTTTACGATGAGCGGGTACGGGGACTGTTAGACTTTAGTGTTTACCTAGATATTAGTGACGACGTAAAAATTGCCTGGAAAATTAAGCGGGACATGGCTGAACGGGGCCATAGTTACGATGATGTTCTCGCTTCAATCAATGCCCGCCGTCCCGATTTTATGGCCTATATTGATCCGCAAAAGCAATACGCCGATGTGGTGATTCAAATTTTGCCGACACAGTTAGTCAAGGAAGAAAAAATCGGCAATATCCTACGGGTGCGGATGTTGCAACGGGAAGGGATTGCTGGGTTTGATCCGGTCTATCTCTTTGACGAAGGCTCAACGATCAGTTGGGTTCCTTGCGGCCGTAAGTTAACCTGTTCTTACCCAGGTATTCGTCTCAGCTATGGCCCCGATGAATACTACGGCCACCAAGTCTCCGTGCTGGAGGTGGATGGTCGGTTCGATAAATTAGATGAAGTGATTTATATCGAAAGCCACTTGAGTAATACATCCACGAAGCACTACGGCGAGATGACCCATCTTTTACTCCAACATCGCGACTATCCGGGGTCTGATAATGGATCCGGGCTATTCCAAGTCTTGACCGGCTTGAAAATGCGGGCGACCTACGAACGGTTGACCACCAAAGAAACCCAAGCTGCCGGAAAACGGTAA